The following are encoded in a window of Staphylospora marina genomic DNA:
- a CDS encoding tyrosine-type recombinase/integrase gives METVEAIRDREKIDAMKNYLKEHSERDHLLFVLGINTGLKITELLHVKVHDVMSTDEIPKEFLQIPGSDKEIFLNPRVRATILRFVRMNQLHPDDYLFQSPKTKKPITRQQAYRILQQAAKAVGIEGKIGTNSLRKTFGFHAYKRGIAISLLQKYFNHATPSETLRYIGISKDEKIRTEIDVDL, from the coding sequence TTGGAAACAGTGGAAGCCATCAGGGATCGGGAAAAAATCGATGCCATGAAAAACTATCTGAAAGAGCACTCCGAAAGGGATCATTTGCTCTTTGTGCTTGGGATCAACACCGGTCTGAAAATCACGGAACTGCTTCACGTGAAGGTGCATGACGTGATGTCAACGGATGAGATCCCCAAGGAATTCCTGCAGATTCCCGGATCCGACAAGGAGATTTTCCTCAATCCCCGGGTCAGGGCAACCATTCTCCGGTTTGTCCGAATGAATCAACTGCACCCCGACGATTATCTGTTTCAATCCCCCAAAACGAAAAAACCGATCACGCGACAACAAGCGTATCGAATTCTCCAACAGGCCGCCAAGGCCGTGGGCATCGAAGGGAAAATCGGAACCAATTCGCTGCGCAAAACCTTCGGGTTTCATGCCTACAAAAGAGGGATTGCCATCTCTTTGCTGCAGAAGTATTTCAATCATGCCACTCCTTCGGAAACCCTCAGATACATCGGCATCTCCAAAGACGAGAAGATCCGTACGGAAATCGACGTCGACCTTTGA
- a CDS encoding P-II family nitrogen regulator, protein MANPNIKYDLIVTIVNKGYSEKVVEASKKAGAEGGTILFGRGTGIHEKAKLFNMVIEPEKEIILTLIDRRKTDQVLEAITQSVQLNKPGRGIAFVLEVDRTVGINHLPDQTGNDDQKNK, encoded by the coding sequence ATGGCCAACCCGAACATCAAATACGACCTGATCGTCACGATCGTCAACAAAGGGTACTCGGAGAAAGTGGTGGAAGCATCCAAAAAAGCCGGCGCGGAGGGAGGCACCATCCTGTTCGGCCGGGGAACCGGAATCCACGAGAAAGCCAAACTGTTCAACATGGTCATCGAGCCGGAAAAAGAAATCATCCTCACCTTGATCGATCGCCGGAAAACCGATCAAGTGTTGGAGGCGATCACGCAAAGCGTCCAACTGAACAAACCGGGGAGAGGCATTGCATTCGTCCTCGAAGTGGATCGTACGGTCGGAATCAACCACCTGCCCGACCAAACAGGAAATGACGATCAAAAGAACAAATAA
- a CDS encoding P-II family nitrogen regulator, giving the protein MNAASSHKLIVTVVKKGLARKVVPASKKAGAEGGTVLFAKGTGIHEAASFLGIPIEPEKELILTLVPADKLDPILSAIVKAGDLDRPGYGISFVLDTKKIAGICHLLQPYS; this is encoded by the coding sequence ATGAACGCAGCATCGAGTCATAAATTGATTGTGACCGTTGTGAAAAAGGGACTGGCGCGAAAAGTGGTCCCGGCTTCGAAAAAAGCCGGTGCGGAAGGCGGAACGGTGTTGTTTGCCAAAGGAACGGGAATTCATGAAGCCGCTTCGTTCCTGGGCATTCCCATCGAGCCGGAAAAAGAACTGATTTTGACATTGGTGCCCGCCGACAAGCTGGATCCCATTCTGTCCGCCATTGTGAAAGCCGGTGATCTGGATCGTCCGGGCTACGGGATCAGCTTCGTGCTGGACACGAAGAAAATCGCGGGAATTTGCCATCTGCTGCAACCGTATTCCTGA
- a CDS encoding metallophosphoesterase has product MWGLIITVFMLLYSLMCYYIGRRGWNTFVKTASRGTRILFVTGFCLLVLPFPLAEIGEDVLPPAVVPWLTILGGYTMVAVLYGCLLLLVLDVLRLIDRKAGFLPAAVKEHQKAPLIAAIVLFAVVVGTVVYGGLNARNPVVTKYEVTVNKDAGPFRELKVAMVSDIHFGPIIQVRRLERLHEIIRGIKPDIVLLAGDITDGSLPPGEAGKLAEALGRINVPYGVYAVPGNHDRDLRDHDSELMQKLNEAGIQVLKDRHVNVKGGFTLIGRDDPNRRSVPARMPLKDLMNGIDPSKPLILLDHQPIDLEESRAHGIDLQLSGHTHKGQIFPAGLITGMIYETDWGLLKKGSHHLIVSCGFGTWGPPLRIGNRPEVVQITMKFK; this is encoded by the coding sequence ATGTGGGGTTTGATCATCACCGTTTTCATGCTGCTGTATTCGTTGATGTGTTACTACATCGGCCGCAGGGGATGGAACACGTTCGTCAAAACAGCTTCCCGCGGAACCCGGATTCTGTTTGTCACGGGATTCTGTCTGCTGGTCTTGCCCTTCCCGCTGGCGGAAATCGGGGAAGATGTGCTGCCTCCCGCCGTCGTCCCCTGGTTGACCATTCTGGGCGGGTATACCATGGTGGCGGTGTTGTACGGATGTTTGCTGTTGCTGGTGCTCGATGTTCTCCGGCTCATTGACAGGAAAGCCGGCTTTTTGCCCGCGGCCGTCAAAGAACATCAAAAGGCGCCGCTGATTGCCGCGATCGTCCTGTTCGCCGTTGTCGTGGGCACCGTTGTTTACGGGGGCTTGAACGCCCGCAATCCCGTGGTGACCAAATACGAGGTGACCGTGAACAAAGACGCGGGTCCCTTCCGGGAACTCAAAGTCGCCATGGTCTCGGACATTCATTTCGGTCCCATCATCCAAGTCCGGAGGCTGGAACGCTTGCATGAAATCATCCGGGGAATCAAGCCCGACATCGTGCTGCTGGCGGGTGACATCACGGACGGGAGCCTTCCGCCGGGAGAAGCCGGGAAGTTGGCAGAAGCGTTGGGGCGCATCAACGTCCCTTACGGGGTTTATGCCGTTCCCGGAAACCATGATCGGGATTTGCGCGACCATGACAGCGAACTGATGCAAAAATTGAATGAAGCGGGAATTCAGGTCCTGAAAGATCGCCATGTCAATGTGAAAGGCGGCTTTACTCTCATCGGGCGGGACGATCCCAACCGCCGCAGCGTGCCGGCAAGGATGCCGCTGAAGGATCTGATGAACGGAATCGACCCGTCCAAACCTCTCATCCTTCTCGATCATCAGCCGATCGATCTGGAAGAATCCAGAGCTCACGGCATCGACCTGCAACTGTCCGGACACACCCACAAAGGCCAGATCTTCCCCGCCGGACTGATCACCGGGATGATCTATGAAACGGACTGGGGTCTGCTCAAAAAAGGATCCCACCACCTGATCGTTTCGTGCGGGTTCGGGACCTGGGGGCCTCCGCTCCGCATCGGAAACAGACCGGAAGTGGTTCAAATCACGATGAAATTCAAATAA
- a CDS encoding DUF1538 domain-containing protein, with protein MTHPFHGFGDTMLEVALALAPLFVVFLLFQFIRLKLPWKKVMNILKGFVLTFFGLAFFLHGVHIGFLPTGEQMGMILGDLSHNWILIPVGLVLGFVATFAEPAVRILNQQVDKVSSGSIPEKVMLYTVSIGVAVSVALSMLRVIAGIPLWYFIIPGYLLAFVLTRYTKDSFTAIAFDSGGVATGPMTVTFILSMVVGVATVLEDRNPLLEGFGMISLVALAPILSVLTLGILYGRKEKENERSIES; from the coding sequence ATGACCCATCCGTTCCACGGTTTCGGGGACACCATGTTGGAAGTCGCTCTGGCTTTGGCCCCGCTGTTTGTGGTCTTTTTGCTGTTTCAATTCATCCGGCTGAAATTGCCGTGGAAAAAAGTAATGAACATCCTGAAGGGGTTTGTCCTGACCTTTTTCGGGCTGGCGTTTTTTCTGCACGGCGTGCACATCGGATTCTTGCCCACGGGTGAACAAATGGGGATGATCCTGGGAGATCTGTCCCACAACTGGATTCTGATTCCCGTCGGCCTTGTGCTGGGATTTGTCGCCACCTTTGCGGAACCTGCCGTGAGAATTTTGAATCAACAGGTGGACAAAGTCTCGAGCGGTTCCATCCCGGAGAAAGTCATGTTGTACACCGTGTCGATCGGCGTGGCCGTGTCGGTGGCACTCTCGATGCTGCGGGTCATTGCGGGCATTCCGCTCTGGTACTTCATCATTCCGGGTTATTTGTTGGCCTTTGTACTCACCCGGTACACCAAAGACAGCTTTACGGCGATTGCCTTTGATTCCGGAGGCGTGGCGACGGGACCGATGACGGTGACATTCATTCTGTCCATGGTGGTGGGAGTGGCCACGGTCCTGGAGGATCGCAACCCTCTTCTGGAAGGATTCGGCATGATTTCCCTGGTCGCCCTGGCCCCGATCCTTTCCGTGCTGACTTTGGGAATCCTGTATGGCAGGAAGGAGAAAGAAAATGAACGCAGCATCGAGTCATAA
- a CDS encoding sporulation protein, protein MFKKFLARLGKGSARVDLVLEKDAYRLGEEIRGELVIQGGTVEQDINKIDIDLMVYVRGEKLEQSALVNRFSFPEKFTIGPSEVKSFPFQYTLPENLLVSGYSVSYAFITHLDIAGGVDSSDRDPVTVLPPTRLQRVLEAFQSLGFQEKYGSRSFDGHLQEFEMQPTDLFKGEVEEIEFCAVIQDDGIALLLETDVLTFAGEKEIKRELWLENSLLDNPDQLAEHLRQVIAETVQQPHVFPAYDKKQFSSKFSSAAGAIGAFAIGLITVELLEDALEDAIEEIFDNDDDDDEEGGDLFGNFFGGDEED, encoded by the coding sequence ATGTTCAAAAAATTCCTGGCCAGATTGGGGAAAGGTTCTGCCCGCGTGGACCTCGTGCTGGAGAAAGATGCATACAGACTCGGGGAAGAAATTCGCGGAGAATTGGTGATTCAGGGCGGCACCGTTGAACAGGACATCAACAAGATTGACATTGATCTCATGGTGTACGTCCGCGGGGAAAAGCTGGAGCAATCCGCGCTGGTCAACCGGTTTTCCTTCCCTGAAAAATTCACGATCGGTCCTTCTGAAGTGAAGTCGTTTCCCTTCCAATACACGCTTCCGGAAAATCTGTTGGTTTCCGGATACTCCGTCTCGTATGCCTTTATCACCCACCTCGACATCGCGGGCGGCGTGGATTCTTCGGACCGGGATCCCGTCACGGTGCTGCCCCCGACGAGGCTCCAGCGCGTCCTGGAAGCGTTTCAATCGCTCGGATTCCAAGAAAAATACGGATCGCGCAGCTTCGATGGCCATTTGCAAGAGTTTGAAATGCAACCCACCGATCTGTTCAAGGGAGAGGTGGAGGAAATCGAGTTTTGTGCCGTTATCCAAGATGACGGGATCGCCCTGCTCCTCGAAACGGATGTGCTCACGTTTGCCGGTGAAAAAGAAATCAAGCGGGAGCTTTGGTTGGAAAACAGCCTGCTCGACAACCCGGATCAACTGGCCGAACATCTCCGGCAGGTGATCGCCGAAACCGTTCAACAACCCCACGTGTTTCCGGCTTACGACAAAAAACAGTTTTCCAGCAAATTCTCCTCAGCCGCGGGAGCGATCGGCGCGTTCGCCATCGGACTGATCACGGTCGAGCTGCTGGAAGATGCGCTGGAAGATGCCATTGAAGAGATCTTCGATAATGATGATGACGATGACGAAGAAGGAGGAGACCTCTTCGGGAACTTCTTCGGCGGTGATGAGGAGGATTGA
- a CDS encoding b(o/a)3-type cytochrome-c oxidase subunit 1: MVRRQRERSGFRFQPNDARLILAHMVVAFLALFLGAIAGLLQGLVRGGVVDLLPVTYYQLLTAHGVLMALVFTTFFIIGFLYSGLARTCGGLLSDFARRLGWIGFWLMTAGTVVATALILANEATVLYSFYAPLKASPFFYLGLTLVVVGSWIGAWAMFTQYRRWKKEHSGKLSPLMAFMAVTIMGLWLIATLGVAVEVLFQLIPWSFGWVEKINIALSRTLFWYFGHPLVYFWLLPAYMVWYVNIPGIIGGKIFSDALARLAFVLFLLLSTPVGFHHQLMEPGISPEWKFFQVILTFAVVVPSLMTAFSILATFENAGRARGGTGLFGWIRKLPWGDVRFVAPFVGMVLFIPAGAGGIVNASHQLNQVVHNTLWVTGHFHLTVATTVLLTFFGVSYWLIPALTGRRLTPGINRLGLIQTAIWSAGMLVMSGSMHAAGLLGAPRRTAFTVYGGHETALGWLSYQQAMAIGGALLFVGVLLMLWIVLRLAFFAPRAEGGVDYPVGEVAEGAEPTPRILERWPVWITVAFALILIAYTGPIMHMIQHAPPGSPPFQPY; the protein is encoded by the coding sequence ATGGTAAGGAGACAGCGTGAAAGATCGGGCTTCCGGTTTCAACCGAACGATGCCCGATTGATTCTCGCACACATGGTCGTCGCGTTTCTGGCCCTTTTTCTCGGTGCGATTGCCGGGTTATTGCAAGGGTTGGTCCGGGGCGGCGTGGTCGATCTGTTGCCGGTGACTTACTACCAGCTCCTGACCGCTCACGGCGTTTTGATGGCTCTGGTGTTTACCACTTTTTTCATCATCGGCTTTTTGTACTCGGGCCTCGCCCGCACTTGCGGCGGCCTTCTGTCCGACTTCGCTCGTCGGTTGGGCTGGATCGGATTTTGGTTGATGACGGCGGGGACCGTTGTGGCGACTGCCCTCATTCTCGCCAATGAGGCAACCGTGCTGTACAGCTTTTACGCTCCGCTGAAAGCCTCTCCATTCTTTTATCTCGGACTCACCCTGGTGGTCGTCGGAAGTTGGATCGGTGCCTGGGCCATGTTCACTCAATATCGCCGGTGGAAAAAGGAGCATTCCGGCAAACTGTCACCGCTGATGGCCTTTATGGCCGTGACGATCATGGGGCTGTGGCTGATCGCCACGCTGGGTGTGGCCGTCGAGGTGTTGTTCCAGCTGATCCCCTGGTCCTTCGGTTGGGTCGAAAAAATCAACATCGCGCTGAGCCGAACGCTGTTCTGGTATTTCGGCCACCCGCTCGTTTACTTTTGGCTGCTTCCGGCCTATATGGTGTGGTACGTCAATATCCCCGGGATCATCGGGGGAAAAATATTCAGTGACGCGCTGGCCCGACTCGCTTTCGTCCTCTTTCTCCTCCTGTCCACGCCGGTCGGCTTCCACCATCAATTGATGGAACCGGGCATCTCGCCGGAGTGGAAATTTTTCCAGGTGATTTTGACCTTCGCCGTGGTGGTCCCGTCACTGATGACCGCCTTCTCCATCCTGGCCACGTTTGAAAACGCGGGCCGGGCCCGCGGCGGAACGGGCCTCTTTGGATGGATTCGCAAACTCCCTTGGGGAGATGTCCGCTTTGTCGCCCCGTTTGTCGGCATGGTGTTGTTCATTCCCGCCGGAGCGGGCGGAATCGTCAACGCCAGCCACCAACTCAACCAGGTGGTTCACAACACCTTGTGGGTCACCGGACACTTTCATCTGACGGTGGCAACGACGGTGCTGCTGACCTTCTTCGGCGTCAGCTACTGGCTGATTCCCGCATTGACCGGCCGCAGACTGACACCGGGCATCAACCGGTTGGGGCTGATCCAGACGGCCATCTGGTCCGCAGGGATGCTGGTGATGTCCGGTTCGATGCATGCCGCGGGACTCTTGGGCGCACCGAGACGAACCGCTTTCACCGTATACGGAGGTCACGAAACGGCACTCGGTTGGCTTTCCTACCAGCAGGCGATGGCGATCGGAGGGGCGCTTCTGTTTGTCGGTGTCCTGCTCATGCTGTGGATTGTTCTCCGGCTGGCTTTCTTCGCACCGCGCGCCGAAGGGGGCGTCGACTACCCGGTCGGCGAGGTGGCGGAAGGTGCCGAACCGACGCCAAGGATTTTGGAACGCTGGCCGGTGTGGATCACCGTTGCGTTCGCCCTGATCCTGATCGCATACACCGGACCGATCATGCACATGATCCAACACGCGCCTCCCGGCTCCCCGCCATTTCAACCTTATTGA
- a CDS encoding DMT family transporter: protein MRFFTRNMLNALGPLQVASAAVIWGSIGLFVNRIPLPAMTITFFRVFVAAVSIFMILLLTASLKSLVLKDRKTVWLVFLMSLFYTFNWVLFIQALKLTTITNAVLSYYTAPAFMAVLGWIFLKERLDLKGLFFIALSFFGLYLVFIPETSGGTSHMTGLMYGVAAGFVYALAVVTSKAIKESLDSWTMAFFQTGIGTLVLLPFVIFEIGNPLTIQLDVTGWMFLVIIGLVHTTVALALFFSGIRSISAKQVGLIMYLDPLSAVFFSKVVLNERIDVYTIAGGILILVSGILSVLAEERNKKNEGGSPVTLNE, encoded by the coding sequence TTGAGATTCTTCACCCGTAACATGTTGAATGCGCTCGGCCCTTTGCAAGTGGCGTCTGCGGCCGTCATCTGGGGCTCGATCGGTCTGTTCGTCAACCGGATTCCCTTGCCGGCGATGACCATCACGTTTTTCAGAGTGTTTGTTGCCGCCGTTTCCATCTTCATGATTTTGCTTTTGACCGCTTCTCTGAAAAGCTTGGTTCTCAAAGACAGGAAAACCGTCTGGCTGGTCTTTCTGATGTCGTTGTTCTACACCTTCAACTGGGTGTTGTTCATCCAGGCCCTCAAACTGACCACGATCACCAATGCAGTTCTTTCTTATTACACGGCTCCCGCGTTCATGGCCGTTCTCGGATGGATCTTTTTGAAGGAACGGCTGGACCTGAAGGGATTGTTTTTCATCGCGCTTTCCTTTTTTGGGTTGTACCTGGTCTTCATCCCGGAAACCTCGGGGGGAACATCACACATGACCGGACTAATGTACGGAGTAGCCGCCGGTTTCGTGTATGCCCTGGCCGTCGTGACGTCCAAAGCGATCAAAGAAAGTTTGGACTCGTGGACCATGGCCTTCTTTCAGACCGGAATCGGCACGTTGGTGCTGCTTCCGTTCGTGATTTTTGAAATCGGAAATCCGCTGACGATTCAGTTGGATGTCACCGGTTGGATGTTTCTGGTCATCATCGGTTTGGTGCACACCACGGTTGCGCTTGCCCTGTTTTTTTCGGGAATCCGGTCGATTTCGGCCAAACAGGTGGGGCTGATCATGTACCTGGATCCGCTCAGCGCCGTGTTTTTTTCCAAGGTCGTCTTGAATGAAAGGATCGATGTGTACACCATCGCCGGGGGAATCTTGATTTTGGTCTCTGGCATTTTGTCCGTTCTCGCCGAAGAGCGGAACAAGAAAAACGAAGGGGGCTCGCCCGTCACCCTGAACGAGTGA
- a CDS encoding cytochrome c oxidase subunit 2A, with the protein MAPARSKPASHVPGKNASSLKGTLVGVLFVGGVIAATWLSVFFLFLSRMQ; encoded by the coding sequence TTGGCACCTGCCAGAAGCAAACCGGCCAGCCACGTTCCGGGAAAAAACGCGTCCTCCCTCAAAGGCACGTTGGTCGGGGTATTGTTCGTCGGTGGTGTCATCGCCGCAACCTGGTTGTCCGTCTTTTTCCTGTTTCTCAGTCGAATGCAGTAA
- a CDS encoding SMI1/KNR4 family protein, producing MRDLWNRLERWMEVNVPEWLEHLQPGATEEEIAEAERVLGVRFPEDFRESLKIRNGEDIRRSCGIYKGMSILLPLEDILREWKELVDWGEWREGDRFESVGPVKECVYHERWIPFLVRNWESYHALDLDPDEGGTMGQVITHDTHEDVHYVKARSFREWLEQYVTDLENGKYQVKRSVYGIFLEER from the coding sequence ATGAGAGATTTGTGGAACCGATTGGAGCGCTGGATGGAAGTGAACGTCCCGGAATGGCTCGAACACCTGCAGCCGGGGGCAACGGAAGAGGAAATTGCCGAGGCGGAGCGGGTGTTGGGAGTGCGGTTTCCCGAGGATTTTCGTGAATCCCTGAAAATCCGCAACGGGGAAGACATCCGACGATCATGCGGCATCTACAAGGGGATGTCGATCCTCTTGCCCCTTGAAGACATCTTGCGTGAATGGAAAGAGTTGGTGGATTGGGGCGAATGGCGTGAAGGAGACAGGTTTGAATCAGTCGGACCCGTCAAGGAATGTGTGTACCATGAGAGGTGGATCCCGTTTCTGGTACGGAATTGGGAATCGTATCACGCGCTGGACCTGGATCCCGACGAGGGCGGCACAATGGGACAGGTGATCACCCATGATACACATGAAGATGTTCATTACGTGAAGGCCCGCAGTTTTCGCGAGTGGCTGGAGCAGTACGTGACGGATCTCGAAAACGGAAAGTATCAGGTAAAGCGGTCCGTCTACGGCATATTCCTGGAGGAAAGGTGA
- the hemQ gene encoding hydrogen peroxide-dependent heme synthase yields MSEAVKTYEGWYAYHDFRKMDWNRWKSLSPSDRDQMTRELMDTIRQFASVEENRKGSYGQYAILGHKADLLFIHLRPTLEELNEVKHQFDKTGFAGVTTTPYSYVSVVELSAYTIPPNTDPMSDPAFRARLEPILPKTGYVCFYPMNKRRSGNDNWYMLSSEERREMMRSHGMIGRSYAGKVRQIITGSVGFDDWEWGVSLFSDDPLNFKKLVYEMRFDEVSARFGEFGPFYVGCRLTMEGFTSFLSENMQR; encoded by the coding sequence ATGAGCGAAGCGGTGAAAACCTACGAAGGATGGTATGCATACCACGATTTTCGCAAGATGGACTGGAACAGATGGAAATCGCTCAGCCCTTCGGACCGTGACCAGATGACCCGGGAGCTCATGGATACCATCCGGCAATTTGCGTCGGTGGAGGAGAACCGAAAGGGCAGTTACGGCCAGTACGCGATCCTCGGGCATAAGGCGGATCTGCTGTTCATTCACCTGCGGCCCACCCTCGAGGAATTGAATGAAGTGAAACATCAGTTTGACAAAACGGGTTTTGCCGGCGTCACCACCACTCCCTACTCTTATGTCTCCGTTGTTGAACTGAGTGCATACACCATTCCTCCGAACACGGATCCGATGAGCGATCCCGCATTCCGGGCGCGTCTTGAACCGATCCTGCCGAAAACCGGGTATGTGTGTTTCTATCCGATGAACAAACGGCGTTCCGGAAACGATAACTGGTACATGCTCTCATCGGAAGAACGCAGAGAAATGATGAGAAGCCACGGAATGATCGGTCGTTCCTACGCCGGAAAGGTTCGGCAGATCATTACCGGTTCGGTCGGCTTTGATGATTGGGAATGGGGGGTTTCCCTGTTCTCGGATGACCCCTTGAACTTCAAAAAGCTGGTATATGAAATGAGGTTTGATGAAGTCAGCGCGCGATTTGGAGAATTTGGCCCCTTTTATGTCGGTTGCAGATTGACCATGGAGGGGTTCACCTCTTTCCTCAGTGAAAACATGCAAAGATGA
- a CDS encoding cytochrome c oxidase subunit II, with protein MHLHRYERIWLWIGGGTLLLFLTVIGVQAFAMGGHPPGGMDTVDPEKVTREAPFDQPTLTQVGPKEYKAVMVARMFSFQPHRLEIPAGSTVHFEVTSPDVVHGMQIAGTNVNMMVIPGHVNRASHTFNRPGEYLLLCNEYCGAGHQAMGTRIVVK; from the coding sequence ATGCACCTTCACCGCTATGAACGTATTTGGCTGTGGATCGGAGGAGGGACCCTCCTCTTGTTCCTCACCGTCATCGGCGTGCAAGCATTCGCCATGGGAGGGCATCCCCCGGGCGGCATGGACACGGTGGATCCGGAGAAGGTTACCCGGGAGGCGCCCTTTGACCAACCCACCCTGACACAAGTGGGACCGAAGGAATACAAGGCGGTCATGGTGGCCCGGATGTTCTCCTTTCAACCCCACCGGCTGGAGATTCCGGCGGGTTCCACCGTCCATTTTGAAGTCACCAGTCCCGATGTGGTGCATGGGATGCAAATCGCGGGAACCAACGTCAACATGATGGTGATTCCGGGACACGTGAACCGGGCGTCCCATACCTTCAACCGGCCCGGGGAATACCTCCTGCTCTGCAATGAATACTGCGGAGCGGGACACCAGGCGATGGGCACACGAATTGTCGTCAAGTGA
- a CDS encoding alanyl-tRNA editing protein, which produces MTLRLYVEDPYLRECTATVTEIKENTVFLDRTVFYPEGGGQLGDTGWIENLRVVDAQKSGGRLFTHPDFPSIKVGSQVAHILEKAPEQLEVGQEVRLHIDWQRRYTLMRMHSAAHIVYHFMFEVFGKMPVKGCRIAEDSSRFDFFTEQRFDRDRLDQVERLANDFIDKDVEIRMLNPVNEPEARIWECEGIQIPCGGTHVKRTGEIGHVTLKRRGKSPTVERVYISLAGGANV; this is translated from the coding sequence ATGACGCTGAGGTTGTATGTGGAAGATCCGTATTTGCGGGAGTGCACGGCAACGGTGACGGAGATCAAGGAAAACACGGTGTTTCTGGATCGGACGGTGTTTTATCCCGAAGGCGGAGGTCAATTGGGGGACACGGGATGGATCGAAAACCTCCGGGTGGTGGATGCTCAAAAATCGGGGGGACGGCTCTTCACCCATCCGGATTTTCCTTCGATCAAAGTCGGATCTCAAGTGGCACACATTCTGGAAAAGGCACCGGAACAACTGGAAGTGGGGCAGGAAGTGCGCCTTCACATTGATTGGCAAAGACGGTACACTTTGATGAGAATGCATTCGGCCGCCCACATCGTGTATCATTTCATGTTTGAGGTATTCGGAAAAATGCCGGTCAAAGGTTGCCGAATCGCCGAGGATTCATCCAGGTTTGACTTTTTCACCGAGCAACGCTTCGACCGGGATCGTTTGGATCAGGTGGAGCGGCTGGCGAATGATTTCATTGACAAGGATGTGGAAATCCGGATGCTGAATCCGGTCAATGAACCGGAGGCCCGGATCTGGGAGTGCGAAGGCATCCAAATCCCCTGTGGGGGGACGCACGTGAAGAGAACCGGTGAAATCGGTCACGTCACCTTGAAAAGGAGGGGAAAATCTCCCACGGTGGAACGCGTGTACATCTCATTGGCAGGAGGGGCTAACGTTTGA
- a CDS encoding DUF1538 domain-containing protein translates to MDHIKNIGKEVMFAVLPMTAVIFLLQFTVIWLPAEIFLQFITGLVMVGLGLFLFLVGVDIGLLPIGEMVGSSLSRLGKLGLIILCSIILGFAATVAEPDVIVLASQVDMVTGGSIPKMILIGTVALGVGLTVGLGVLRIILNIPITYLLLAGYALVFVLSLFAPIEFVPVALDSGGVTTGPMTVPFIMSLGMGIASVLGGKTASTDGFGLVALASIGPVLSALLLGVFYS, encoded by the coding sequence ATGGACCATATCAAAAACATCGGAAAAGAAGTCATGTTCGCCGTTCTTCCCATGACCGCGGTCATTTTTCTCCTGCAATTTACGGTCATCTGGTTGCCCGCCGAGATCTTTCTGCAATTCATCACGGGCCTGGTCATGGTCGGATTGGGGTTGTTCCTGTTCTTGGTGGGGGTGGACATCGGGCTGCTCCCCATCGGTGAGATGGTCGGGTCCTCCTTGTCCAGACTCGGGAAATTGGGACTGATTATTCTGTGCAGCATCATCCTCGGCTTTGCGGCGACCGTCGCCGAACCGGATGTCATCGTGTTGGCGTCTCAAGTGGACATGGTGACGGGCGGCAGCATTCCCAAAATGATTTTGATCGGCACCGTTGCCCTCGGAGTGGGACTCACCGTGGGACTCGGTGTGTTGCGGATCATCCTCAACATTCCCATCACGTATCTCTTGCTCGCGGGATACGCTCTGGTTTTCGTGTTGTCCCTGTTCGCTCCCATCGAATTTGTTCCCGTTGCCCTTGACTCGGGCGGCGTGACCACCGGTCCGATGACCGTTCCGTTCATCATGTCTCTCGGAATGGGCATTGCATCGGTGCTCGGCGGCAAAACCGCTTCCACGGACGGCTTCGGCCTGGTCGCCCTCGCATCGATCGGTCCCGTCCTTTCAGCCTTGCTGTTGGGGGTGTTCTACTCATGA
- the cccB gene encoding cytochrome c551 encodes MNQRKKNVMLSGLLVLALAAGCGSQPETNSGKNTPPSSSGQVAEAGVEEVYQQSCASCHGLSLEGGIGPSLEKVGSKLNEEQILEVITKGRGQMPSRLVSDDEAKKLAAWLAEKK; translated from the coding sequence ATGAACCAAAGGAAAAAAAACGTCATGCTCAGCGGTCTGTTGGTTTTGGCCCTTGCGGCCGGCTGCGGTTCCCAACCGGAAACGAACAGCGGCAAAAACACGCCCCCGTCTTCATCGGGCCAAGTCGCAGAAGCCGGTGTCGAAGAAGTTTATCAGCAATCTTGCGCTTCCTGTCACGGACTGAGTCTGGAAGGCGGGATCGGCCCCAGCCTGGAAAAGGTCGGAAGCAAACTGAATGAAGAACAAATCCTGGAAGTGATCACCAAGGGCCGCGGTCAAATGCCGAGCCGATTGGTCTCCGACGATGAAGCCAAAAAGTTGGCCGCCTGGCTTGCCGAAAAAAAATAA